Below is a window of Candidatus Eremiobacteraceae bacterium DNA.
TCTTCCATGAAGACTCAAAATCGAGCCATCGGATAGAGGCTCTCGCTCATCCGCACACTCAAGCCGAACGCTGAATAGCTCGGCGCCTCCCGTTTTCCTAGCGGACCGTTTTTTCCCTTTTTGCGCGAATGACCGTATTGCTCCTAATATCCCGAATATCTTATTAGTACGCAATTAGCTAAGATTCTTTGGCCGGGCACAGCCGCAAAGTACAGTGCGTTTGACCGAACATCAGCCTGTCGCCGTCTTTCAGCGCCGCCAATATATGCGCGCCGACGCGCGTCGACCCGTTGAGATAGGTCCCGTTCGCGCTGTCCAAGTCCTCGATGGCGAATCCGCCGTGTCTGCGCAAGATGAGCGCATGGCGGCGCGAGACGTAGCTTTCCGGATCCGCCGCTGTTAGGTCGATCTCGGGAAACACCCGATCCAACTTCGACGCGCGGCCCACAAGGAGCACGTCTCGGTCGAGCTTCACCACGCAGCCGATGCTTCCAACCCCGTCCTCGTGGACGATCAATTCGCCGTCCACGGTCGGACGTGTGATGCGCCGCGTCGGGACCGCGGTTGGGATTCCGCCGCCGATCGGTGCCGGCAATTCGTCCCCGCACACTTTGCAAAAAGTCTCGCCGAGGCTATTGGTGGCCTCGCAGCGGGCGCAGATGCGCGTGTCGTGCGGTGTGCTTCTACCGGGGAACGCCGTTGCCGGCGAGCGGCGGTAGGTCTCGGTTGTGTCGGTTGTTCGGTCGCTGATCGTCGTCTCCCCTGAAGTGGATTGCGGCCGTGACTTATACCCGCGCTGAATCCTATCGTACCACGCTCGCGTCACGCTCGTCGCGTGATGGCGGTTACAAACGAGGCTGTCACGCGTATCTGATTTTTGGATTGAGGACGGCGTAGAGCAGATCGACGAGCAGATTCACGACGACGAAGGTGGTGGCGAACAGCAAAATGGACCCGTTGATGA
It encodes the following:
- a CDS encoding FHA domain-containing protein, whose translation is MTRAWYDRIQRGYKSRPQSTSGETTISDRTTDTTETYRRSPATAFPGRSTPHDTRICARCEATNSLGETFCKVCGDELPAPIGGGIPTAVPTRRITRPTVDGELIVHEDGVGSIGCVVKLDRDVLLVGRASKLDRVFPEIDLTAADPESYVSRRHALILRRHGGFAIEDLDSANGTYLNGSTRVGAHILAALKDGDRLMFGQTHCTLRLCPAKES